The following nucleotide sequence is from Mucilaginibacter sp. cycad4.
GAACAGGTATTACATACGCTTGTCGAAGCGTTCATACTGGTATTCCTCGTTGTTTACTTGTTTCTTCAGGATTTCCGGTCAACACTGATACCGGCAATTGCAGTACCTGTTGCGCTTATCGGCACATTCTTTTTTATGTCCATATTCGGATTTTCCATCAACTTGCTGACGCTTTTTGCATTAGTGCTTGCGATCGGTATTGTAGTTGATGATGCCATCGTGGTTGTAGAAGCCGTGCACGCTAAAATGGAGCATACAAAAATGGCTGCCAAACCGGCAACGCTGGCGGCCATGCACGAAATCACCCCCGCGATCATTTCCATTACGCTGGTCATGGCGGCTGTTTTCCTTCCGGTGGGATTTATGGAAGGATCAGCAGGTGTTTTCTACAAGCAATTTGCCTTTACATTGGCCATTGCTATTTTTATCTCGGCAATCAATGCTTTGACACTCAGCCCCTCGCTCGCTGCCTTGTTCCTTAAAAATGTTCACCAGGACGGTGATGCGATGGAGAAAACCACTTTTAAGCAACGATTCTTTATCGGTTTTAATGCTGGTTTCGAAAGGGTAACGGGTAGTTATACCAGAGGCCTGAAATGGTTGGTCCAGCATAAAATCGTAGCGATGCTTGGCCTCGTTGCAGTAATTGGCATTTCAGCAATATTGGTTAACCACACCCGAACTGGCTTTATCCCATCTGAGGATCAAAATATCGCGGTGGTTTCCATAACGCTACCTCCCGGAGCTTCCATGCAACGTACTCAAGAAGTAGTTAAACAAGTTAATGACCGCCTGCTGAGTATGAAAGCGATCAAGGTTTTAAATCAGATCAGTGGCATGAACATCCTGACCGGGGCAACCAGTCCTGAAGCTGCCCTTGATTTCATGGTTCCGACAAAGGAACGTGACGGACTGGGCGGAATGGAGGCAGTGATGGACGAAATGCGCAAAAGAGTGGCTGACATCAAAGGCGCGACCGTTATTATCTTTACGTTACCAACCATAGTCGGATTCGGCAGCGTTGACGGACTTGATTTTGCTTTACAGGACCGCACGGGTGGTAAACTTGATCAGTTTGCCGGTATTTCTCAAAAATTCCTGGCTGCCTTGAATAAGCGCCCGGAAATCGCTTTAGCGTATACAGCCTTCCGAGCTGATTACCCTCAGCTGGAAATGGTGGTAGACGAAGAAAAGGCCGGGCAGCTTCGTGTTGATGTAGACGCCGTGGTAAAAGCCATGCAGGCTTATTATGGTAGTCAACAGGTATCTGACTTTACCAAATTTGGAAAATATTACCGCGTTATGGTGCAGGCCGACAAAACAGATCGCGCAACACCATCCTCCGTAGACAACATCAGTGTAAAAAACGAACAAGGTGAAATGGTACCTATCAGTTCGTTGATATCACTGAAACCGGTTCTTGGACCAGAAGCCGTAACAAGGTACAACCTCTATAATTCCATCCAGATCAACGCCAATCCTAAATCAGGCTACAGTACAGGTGACGCGATCCATGCGGTAGAGCAAGTCGCTGCAGAGACGCTTCCCGCAGGTTATTCATACGAATTCTCGGGGATGACACGTGAAGAAATTATTTCAGGTGGTCAATCATTCTATATTTTCCTATTGTCGCTTGTCTTTGTATACTTTTTGTTGTCTGCGCAGTATAATAGTTATATCCTGCCGTTTTCAGTATTGCTATCTATACCTACCGGCGTGATCGGCGTATTTGCTGCCATTAACATGGCCGGCATTGAAAACAACATCTATGTTCAGGTTGCACTGATCATGCTGATCGGCCTTTTGGCTAAGAATGCCATATTGATCGTGGAATTTGCAGTGCAGCGAAGAAAGGCTGGTGAAACGTTGATCAATTCAGCTATTGATGCGGCAAAGGCACGTATCCGGCCGATCATCATGACCTCAATCGCCTTTGTGGCCGGTATACTTCCAATGACGCGGGCTACCGGGCCGTCAGCAAACGGTAACCACTCTATCAGTTACGGTGCGGCAGGCGGTATGATCAGTGGTGTAATACTGGGGCTCTTCATCATTCCCGTACTTTTCGTCATATTTCAATACCTCCACGAAAAGGTTTCAAGAAATCATGACAAGGAAGCCGACTTACAACATACAGAAGTTGCTTCAGCTTCAGATGACCTAAATTATTAATTATTCCCCAATGAAAAATCACCATAAAAATAGTGCAGTAGCTTTCGTTGCGCTTATACTAGCCATTTTTACAGGATGTGCGGTTCCTAAAAGCGCAGAATCTACCGCCGGCATTGAACAGCAAGTTTTTCGAAACGATACTACTGCTGCGCAAACGGCCAGTATTGCCTCGCTGCCATGGAAAAAATTTCTTGCTAATCCAGAGCTGGCCGCACTTATTGATACAGCCTTGCTGAAAAATAATGATCTACAACTGGCCATCAAGGAAATTGAGATCGCGAATGAAAGTCTTAAAAAGGCAAAAAATGGTTTAGTTCCAGAGGTCGGCGTAGTAGTTGCATCCAGCAATAGCCTGCCTTCCGATAACAGTCTCAACGGTTTAACCGCTAATAAGTTTGTCGGGAGCAACAACCTCGACAATTATACTGCCGCCCTGAATGTTTCCTGGGAAGCCGATATCTGGGGAAAAGTTAAAAATCAAAAGAGGGAAGCGCTGGCGGAATACCTTAAAACCAAAGAAGCTCAGAAAGCTGTAAAAACGCTATTGGTTTCGTCGGTGGCAACGGCCTATTATAACCTCCTCATGCTGGACGAACAATTGCAAATTGCTAAAAGAAACCTATCTCTTAATGACAGCACCTTGCATATCATCAAACTTCAATATCAATCTGCCCAGGCTTCCTCGCTCGCCATTGAACAAACGGAGGCGCAAAAGCTGGTAGCTGCAGGGTTAATTCCGCGCCTTGAAAAAGCGATCAATGAACAGGAAAATGCGTTAAGCGTATTAGCTGGTATTCCTCCACGATCGATTCGCCGTTCAGGGTCCCTGGATGAGATAAAAGTAACGTCAGGTTTTGGTGCCGGACTTCCCGCAGAAATGTTAAGCAGAAGGCCAGATGTCAAAGCCAGCGAATTGGAGCTTCAGGCCGCAAATGCCCGAATCGGCCTTGCCCGCGCTAATATGTATCCGGCAATAACGATTTCCGCCCAGGGAGGTGTTAATTCACTTAAAGCAAGTAACTGGTTCAGTATTCCGGGCGCTTTGTTCGGTATCGTTAACGGCGCTGTGGCGGCCCCGCTCTTGCAAAAAAGGGAACTTCGCACGCAATACAATATTTCTGTTCTGAAACGGGAACAATCTGTAGACCGGTTCCGTCAATCAATCCTTACTGCTTTTCAGGAAGTTTCAGATGCGCTAGTCGGCATAGATAAGTTAAACAGCGAGCAAATAATTGCGAGTGAAAGGGTAAACCGCTTAAAAAGCGCGACCAGGAATGCCGGCTATATGTACCGGAACGGTATGGCCAATTACCTCGATGTTATCACAGCGCAAAGCAATGCCTTATCCGCGGAACTTGAACTGGCTTCGATTCGCCGTGCAGAAGCGGCAGCAGTCATAGATCTCTATCGTTCACTTGGCGGCGGCTGGGAATAGCATTTAATAGCAAAAGAAAATAATCCATATCAATAGTGGTATGCCTTGTCGTGCCACACCGCTAATTATTAATAAAATAGAAAACATGAACAACAGTTTATTTCAACCCTTTCAGCTGAAAAGTCTGAACCTTAGGAACCGCATTGTTATGGCCCCCATGACGCGTTCTTTTTCACCAGATGGTCTGCCGGGCGAAAACGTAGCAGATTACTATGAGCGTCGCGCTTCGGGAGAAGTCGGTCTCATTCTTTCTGAAGGCACAGTGATCGACCGCCCTTCATCATCCAATGATCCTAATGTTCCACATTTTTATGGCGATGCTGCCCTTGCAGGATGGCAAAACGTAGTTAACAAAGTACATAGTGCCGGCGGCCAGATGGGCCCGCAGATATGGCATATGGGCATCATTCATAACCATGAATCAGGCTGGACACCAGCGGTGCCGTTTGAAGGCGCATCTGAATTTCATGCACCAGGTATTGCTAACGGTCACGCGATGTCGGACTCGGCGGTAGCCGATGTTATCGCCGCCTTTGGGAAGGCAGCATCAGATGCGAAGCGCCTCGGATTTGACTGCGTAGAGCTGCATGGCGCACACGGCTACCTCTTCGATCAGTTTTTCTGGGATAGTACCAATAGCAGGTCAGGCATTTATGGGGGTAAAACAATAACCGAAAGAACACGCTTTGCCGTTGACGTGATCCGCGAAGTACGTCGCCAGGTTGGTGATGATTTCGCGATGATCATTCGTTTATCTCAATGGAAACTTGCAGCCTATGATCATAAACTTGCCACCACTCCACAGGAGCTGGAAGAATGGGTAACGCCTTTGGCTGATGCGGGTATTGATATCTTTCATTGCTCGCAAAGAAGGTTCTGGGAAAATGAGTTCGAAGGATCTGATCTTAATTTTGCTGGCTGGACAAAAAAAGTTACCGGAAAACCAACCATTACAGTTGGATCAGTAGGACTAAGCGGAGAATTTATGGCTTCATTCGGAGGTGAAACGTCGGACCCAAGCTCGCTGGATGAATTGATGCGCAGGTTTGACAGGGGGGATTTCGATCTTGTCGGAATTGGTCGCCCTTTGATCGCAAACCCTGAATGGGCACGCTTGATTAAGGAAGGACGTGAAGATGAAATAAAAGGCTTTTCACGTGAGCTCCTGACCGAACTTGTATAATAATAATGGTAACCAAGGTGTGAAGCCTCATGCCTTGGTTATCTTCTGAATTTTTCAATGCTTTGCGTTGATCAGATATATAACTGTGATTCCTTAATCTTAAGAACCATCCATCTCCCTTATAGCGCGCTCTCCTAACGGACTTTATCAGTACAGTTAAGGCGATACCCAAACAAGCCGCCCATTTCGAAACCAGGTCTGAATCGTTGCCCTTTCTTTGCAGAATCTTTGATATTTACAATTACATCTTTGAAAAGCATAGGTGTCTGCTTCGTATATTTTTGATATTTGAACTGATTTTCTCATCCAAACTATGGACGCTTAAAATCAATTAACGCTATTGCATTACTATGAAACTGACAATCAGTGACCGAAAAACGGGTGGCGACCTTTTGTTGTTAAGCGGAGAAACGAATTTTGACCGCTTCTTCTACTCGAGAGATAAAGAAAAAAAATACTTTACCATTGCATGGAACCGGGGTGAACACCAGACCATAACCATTGATGGCATAAAGCATGATTTTAGTCACAATACAATTGTATCTCTAATGTTCGACCAAACGTTCAGCTTTGAACGACCGGCCGATATTGTAGCCTGGCAATTCAATCGTGAATTTTATTGCATTATTGACCATGATGCCGAGGTGAGTTGTGTAGGTTTTCTTTTTGGCATGGGAGATCTCTTGTTTATTGATTTGGATGACAATGCAAACTATAAGTTGAGTTTGCTGCTCAACATATTTATCGAAGAGTTGAATACCAGGGACAATATCCAGAGCGAAATGATTACGATACTGCTTAAGCGGCTGATTATTTTTGTGACCAAACTGGCAAAAAGCGAATATGTTCCGGAGTCAAAACTGAACGATCAGAAACTTGATATTTTCCGCAGGTTTAATTTACTGGTAGAGCAGAATTTCCGGTCGGAACATTCAGTAAACTACTATGCCATGGCCATGAATAAATCGCCAAAGACACTGTCCAATATTTTTGCGCTATACAACCAAAAGACCCCACAGCAAGTAATACGCGAGCGAATACTTACAGAGGCGAAACGCTTGTTATACTACACCAGCAAATCTGTTAAACAGATCACCTACGAACTGGGCTTTGAAGACCCGGCTTATTTCAGCAGTTTTTTTAAAAAACTAACCCAGCTGCCACCGCTCGAATTCAGGAACAATGCGGAACTAGTGGAGGCCGGGAAATAATCACTGTATATCGGGAAATTATCCCATTCCCTGCCTGCTACTTTCGTCGCACCTTTGTATTGTTGATTAAGACATCAAAAAAATCAGCATGAAAAGAAAATGAAAAGTTCAATATTGAAAAACAAATTAAGGAGCGGAATATTCACCGCTATAATTGCCTTGGCAGCGATATTCGGTTTTACCGCTAACGCAAATGCTCAACAAATTAAAAACGTGGTCCTTGTACACGGCGCTTTCGCTGACGGTTCAGGCTATAAAAAACTTTATGACATCCTGACCAAAAAAGGTTATCATGTATCGGTAGTTCAAAATCCGCTGACTTCACTAAAAGACGACGTTGATGCGACCAACAGAATCATCGATCAGCAAGACGGCCCGGTGATACTTGTAGGCCATTCATGGGGTGGAGCTGTAATTACAGAAGCTGGCGTAAACCCTAAGGTTGCCGGTTTGGTTTACATCGCCGCTTTTATACCTGACAACGGAGAAACTGCAGGGCAATTGATTTCTTCACTTCCTGCTGCACCGGAAAGTGGTATCCTGCCTCCGGATGCTAATGGCGTAGTTTATTTTGACAGAGCTAAATACCATGCCGGATTTGCAGCGGATCTAAGCAAAGCTGATGCTGATTTTATGGCTGCTTCGCAAGGCCCAATTTTTGCACAATGTTTTTCAGCGCCAATTTCAGTGGCAGCGTGGAGAACTAAACCCGCCTATGCAATCGTAGCAACTGA
It contains:
- a CDS encoding efflux RND transporter permease subunit, with the translated sequence MLKKFIERPVLATVVSIILVILGGVGLLRLPVERFPDIAPPTVQVRAFYPGANAETILRAVIPPLEESINGVENMSYMSSSATNDGSAVINVYFKLGTNADQAAVNVQNRVSSATGLLPPEVVQTGITTKKTQNGIIMAFNMFSDNENAFDKTFIANYATINILPEIQRIPGVGLAHIIGANNDYSMRVWLKTAQMSAYHISASEISSAIQKHNLEAAPGRIGANSNVSFEYVIKYKGKYNDPKGYENMVIRTNSDGTLLHLKDVAKVELGSYTYDSFNTTTIRDPNFNDKPAVTLEIIQLPNTNARAILIEIEKVMQKAEKSFPKGIHRQIIWNSKDLLDQSTEQVLHTLVEAFILVFLVVYLFLQDFRSTLIPAIAVPVALIGTFFFMSIFGFSINLLTLFALVLAIGIVVDDAIVVVEAVHAKMEHTKMAAKPATLAAMHEITPAIISITLVMAAVFLPVGFMEGSAGVFYKQFAFTLAIAIFISAINALTLSPSLAALFLKNVHQDGDAMEKTTFKQRFFIGFNAGFERVTGSYTRGLKWLVQHKIVAMLGLVAVIGISAILVNHTRTGFIPSEDQNIAVVSITLPPGASMQRTQEVVKQVNDRLLSMKAIKVLNQISGMNILTGATSPEAALDFMVPTKERDGLGGMEAVMDEMRKRVADIKGATVIIFTLPTIVGFGSVDGLDFALQDRTGGKLDQFAGISQKFLAALNKRPEIALAYTAFRADYPQLEMVVDEEKAGQLRVDVDAVVKAMQAYYGSQQVSDFTKFGKYYRVMVQADKTDRATPSSVDNISVKNEQGEMVPISSLISLKPVLGPEAVTRYNLYNSIQINANPKSGYSTGDAIHAVEQVAAETLPAGYSYEFSGMTREEIISGGQSFYIFLLSLVFVYFLLSAQYNSYILPFSVLLSIPTGVIGVFAAINMAGIENNIYVQVALIMLIGLLAKNAILIVEFAVQRRKAGETLINSAIDAAKARIRPIIMTSIAFVAGILPMTRATGPSANGNHSISYGAAGGMISGVILGLFIIPVLFVIFQYLHEKVSRNHDKEADLQHTEVASASDDLNY
- a CDS encoding alpha/beta hydrolase; its protein translation is MKSSILKNKLRSGIFTAIIALAAIFGFTANANAQQIKNVVLVHGAFADGSGYKKLYDILTKKGYHVSVVQNPLTSLKDDVDATNRIIDQQDGPVILVGHSWGGAVITEAGVNPKVAGLVYIAAFIPDNGETAGQLISSLPAAPESGILPPDANGVVYFDRAKYHAGFAADLSKADADFMAASQGPIFAQCFSAPISVAAWRTKPAYAIVATEDKAINPDIERNMAKHAGAKVTEIKASHVVFITHADAVASVILQAAENVSKSK
- a CDS encoding NADH:flavin oxidoreductase; this translates as MNNSLFQPFQLKSLNLRNRIVMAPMTRSFSPDGLPGENVADYYERRASGEVGLILSEGTVIDRPSSSNDPNVPHFYGDAALAGWQNVVNKVHSAGGQMGPQIWHMGIIHNHESGWTPAVPFEGASEFHAPGIANGHAMSDSAVADVIAAFGKAASDAKRLGFDCVELHGAHGYLFDQFFWDSTNSRSGIYGGKTITERTRFAVDVIREVRRQVGDDFAMIIRLSQWKLAAYDHKLATTPQELEEWVTPLADAGIDIFHCSQRRFWENEFEGSDLNFAGWTKKVTGKPTITVGSVGLSGEFMASFGGETSDPSSLDELMRRFDRGDFDLVGIGRPLIANPEWARLIKEGREDEIKGFSRELLTELV
- a CDS encoding efflux transporter outer membrane subunit encodes the protein MKNHHKNSAVAFVALILAIFTGCAVPKSAESTAGIEQQVFRNDTTAAQTASIASLPWKKFLANPELAALIDTALLKNNDLQLAIKEIEIANESLKKAKNGLVPEVGVVVASSNSLPSDNSLNGLTANKFVGSNNLDNYTAALNVSWEADIWGKVKNQKREALAEYLKTKEAQKAVKTLLVSSVATAYYNLLMLDEQLQIAKRNLSLNDSTLHIIKLQYQSAQASSLAIEQTEAQKLVAAGLIPRLEKAINEQENALSVLAGIPPRSIRRSGSLDEIKVTSGFGAGLPAEMLSRRPDVKASELELQAANARIGLARANMYPAITISAQGGVNSLKASNWFSIPGALFGIVNGAVAAPLLQKRELRTQYNISVLKREQSVDRFRQSILTAFQEVSDALVGIDKLNSEQIIASERVNRLKSATRNAGYMYRNGMANYLDVITAQSNALSAELELASIRRAEAAAVIDLYRSLGGGWE
- a CDS encoding helix-turn-helix domain-containing protein, whose amino-acid sequence is MKLTISDRKTGGDLLLLSGETNFDRFFYSRDKEKKYFTIAWNRGEHQTITIDGIKHDFSHNTIVSLMFDQTFSFERPADIVAWQFNREFYCIIDHDAEVSCVGFLFGMGDLLFIDLDDNANYKLSLLLNIFIEELNTRDNIQSEMITILLKRLIIFVTKLAKSEYVPESKLNDQKLDIFRRFNLLVEQNFRSEHSVNYYAMAMNKSPKTLSNIFALYNQKTPQQVIRERILTEAKRLLYYTSKSVKQITYELGFEDPAYFSSFFKKLTQLPPLEFRNNAELVEAGK